From the genome of bacterium:
TATCTCGGTGACCACGCCGGCGCCGACCGTACGGCCGCCCTCGCGCACCGCGAAACGAAGCTCCTTCTCCATCGCGATCGGCATTATCAACTCGATGTCCGCCGTCACGTTGT
Proteins encoded in this window:
- a CDS encoding elongation factor Tu — its product is NVTADIELIMPIAMEKELRFAVREGGRTVGAGVVTEIIE